The following coding sequences are from one Patescibacteria group bacterium window:
- a CDS encoding ABC transporter permease codes for MTIRKLTIASLKMFVRNKQALFFTIFMPFIFIGIFGLIGFDKPQTIDLGIVTENPSPATQTFVDSLNDISVFKVHSGTETGERAELQNGKRAVVVLIPDNLFPDPKSKTVPAPKQVVILKNVAYEQQGQTAISILNQLFDKTTLQVTKAPTLFNLDVQSINAKKVRYIDFLLPGIVAMSIMQMAVFSVAFVFTDYKEKGILKRLLATPMKPQDFVASQVITRLIVAVAQSAILLAVGALIFKSHIYGNPLLILLTVLLGSIMFLGLGFTISGLSKTVEAVPAIANIIIFPMLFLSGIFFPTTSMPGWLQHVVEYLPLQPFANALRSIVGEGASFNAIKGDLAWVFGWAVVLVVLAVVTFRFEEKRV; via the coding sequence ATGACCATTCGCAAACTCACCATCGCTTCTCTAAAGATGTTCGTGCGGAATAAGCAGGCGCTGTTCTTCACCATTTTCATGCCCTTCATTTTCATTGGCATCTTTGGTCTCATTGGCTTTGACAAGCCACAGACCATTGATTTGGGCATTGTCACGGAGAACCCATCTCCAGCCACGCAGACGTTCGTAGATTCTTTAAACGACATTTCGGTTTTTAAAGTTCATAGCGGGACTGAGACGGGTGAACGTGCTGAACTGCAGAACGGGAAACGAGCGGTTGTGGTGCTGATCCCAGACAATCTTTTCCCAGACCCAAAGAGCAAAACAGTCCCAGCACCAAAGCAGGTCGTCATCTTGAAGAATGTAGCGTACGAGCAGCAGGGACAGACCGCCATTAGCATTCTGAACCAGCTCTTTGACAAGACCACGCTGCAGGTGACCAAGGCACCCACGCTCTTCAACCTCGATGTGCAATCCATCAACGCCAAGAAAGTGCGGTACATTGATTTCCTGCTCCCGGGCATTGTAGCTATGTCCATTATGCAAATGGCCGTCTTCTCCGTCGCCTTTGTGTTCACGGATTATAAAGAGAAGGGGATTCTGAAGCGCTTGCTGGCCACGCCCATGAAACCGCAGGATTTTGTAGCGTCCCAAGTTATCACTCGGTTGATTGTGGCCGTTGCTCAGTCTGCCATACTGCTGGCTGTGGGCGCGCTCATCTTCAAGTCGCATATTTACGGTAATCCACTGCTCATTTTGCTGACGGTACTCCTGGGGAGCATTATGTTCCTCGGTCTTGGTTTCACCATCTCCGGTCTGTCCAAAACCGTGGAGGCTGTGCCGGCAATCGCAAACATCATTATCTTCCCCATGCTTTTCCTCTCTGGGATTTTCTTTCCCACCACCAGCATGCCGGGCTGGTTGCAGCATGTGGTGGAGTACCTACCATTGCAACCTTTTGCCAATGCGTTGCGATCTATTGTGGGGGAAGGCGCGAGTTTCAACGCTATCAAAGGTGACCTGGCGTGGGTCTTTGGCTGGGCCGTGGTTCTGGTCGTGCTCGCTGTGGTCACCTTCCGCTTTGAGGAAAAACGAGTGTAG